AATCGTGTTTGTGAGCTGCCAAAGCCAATCATTCCATTTTTCCTCCGGCACATCCTTCCAAAGCTCAATGTCCTTCCAGTGACGCGACGGTTTATATAAATCATGTAACATGGGGAATCTCTCCTTTATTGGCTGTTTGCATTATATAGATGCAAGTTTCGTGCCAACTTTCTGACGCGGAGAGATTGAGCTGTTTTCCTGTGTTTTCTTCGAATGAGTGCCGATTGAACATGCAAAATGCCGAAAAACCAGCAATTTCCCTTTTCAACTTAGACGCAAACAGCCGAACCCTCGGCACCATGCCCAAAACCCGGCAGCATGGGGACGGTTCTCACTCTGCCAACCGGCAAACTGGGGACGGTTCTCGTGCTTCCTTGAGCGACTCACTGTTACTGGTTATCCCTAGCGACATGCATCGGGCTCAGGTTTCCGTCTAGTGACATGCATCGGGTTCGTGCAACCTTCTAGTGACACGCATGGTGCTTGGGTTCGGGTTCGCGCTTCCTTCTATTAATACGTGGGGTGCTTCCCTTTACCGTCACGCATCGGGCTCCCACTTCCTTTTAGCCACTTAAACGATACATGCCGCTTCTCTTGAGACACTTAAACGATACGTCGCACTTCCCTTTAGCGACTCAAATCCTTCACCCACACATTCATATCCTCGAGCTTATCAAAAATATAGCAATTGTTCGTCAAGCGTCCCGTGTAGCAATACCCTAGTTGGTGAAGCGCCGCATTCATCCCATACGATAGCGCCCGAGCGATTGAGAACGCACAATAAATCCCGCGCTGCTTTAGTTCATCCTCCAGCTGCTTAAGAAGCTGCTTAATCAACCCATATTTGCGATGCTCATACAACGTCGCACAGTCCGTTAACTCCGCATGATGCAGCGTTTCATTTATATCCGCTGACGCCGCGCTCACTAGCTGTCCCCCACATTCGACCACATAAAACACGGTCCCCCCTTCGATCATTTTTTTTACATAAGCCGCCTCTGTCACAGGCGTCGGATACACCGCGAACACCTTACCGTACAGCTCCGACAGCGCATGGGCATCTACCTTCGTCGCTTTGCGAAACACGTATTTTTTCGGAATATCGGAGGCGGCGCTCGGTCGCGCTGATCGAACTGCTTCGAGAATCCCATCCTCCTTCACCCATTGTGAGCTCGTTCTCCTCGCATCGTCTGCGAACCGAGTCATGATGTAATTATCAGATCCATTGAAAAAGCCATATATAATTGCCTCTAACTCAAACTGTAGCGACAATAACGTGTGAAAATGCTCTGAACGCGCAAAGAAAATTAGCTTTTTGAAATTATGTTGACTAAGGATTGGGTCGAGTGTTTTGACAATGTCTTGCACGTTGCCGCGATAATCGTCAACACGCAGTCGCTCATTGAAATAGTCAAGAAACAGCTGTACTTCGTATTGAGATGTTTTAAATTTTTTCGTTTCGTAAGGTGGGGTCATTGGATTAACCTCCTTTTGCTCGAGTTCTCATTGCAATCCAGGTTTTGCTAATTGTAGGTCGCCGTCTATTTTGAATCACACAACCTACTGCTCCCCATATTTCTTCATTTTATATTGCAGCGTTTGTCTCGGAATTTTTAAAATGGTAGCTGCTTTTAACACATTGCCGTTTGCAATGCGCAGAGCTTGTTGGATAAGGTTCCGTTCGGTTTGCTCGACTGCTAATTTAAGAGGTTGAATTGTTATTTTTTCACCAAGTGCACGCGTTACGACGTGAGGCAGGTGTGCCATCACAATCGTGTCACCATCGCACATATTCATTGCATACTCAATCGCATGCTCAAGCTCACGCACATTCCCTGGCCACGAGTGACTCTCAAGGTACGAAAGGACATCATCATCGATATCAATGACGAGTTTGTTAAATAGATAATTATATTTTTTTATAAAATGGTATGTGAGAATGGGAATATCACCAAGTCGCTTTCGCAATGGCGGAATTTCAATAAAAAAAACATTTAAACGGTAATAAAGATCCGAACGCAGTTGCTGTTTCTCAATGCATAGTTGCGGATGCTCATTCATCGCGACAATGACTCGCACATCCACAACGTACGACTCGGTCCCGCCTACTCTGCGAATAACACCATCCTCTAACACGCGCAATAGCTTCGTTTGAAAATCGAGCGGCATCGCATGTATCTCATCTAAAAAAAGCGTGCCACCATGGGCAAGCTCAAATAATCCCGCACGATCAACAGCTCCTGTAAAGCTCCCCTTCTTCGTCCCAAACAAAATACTTTCTAATAAGGACTCTGGCAGTGACGCACAATTTTGTGCAATGAACGGCCCCTTTCGCCTCGCCGAGGCATTATGAATCGACTGAACAAGGAGCTCTTTCCCTGTTCCTGTTTCCCCATATATCATAATCGGCGACGAGCTGTTTGCCGCACGCCTAGCATACGCTTTAACCTGCTCCATCTCGTTAGATGCTGTGATAAAATCGTCCCAATTGTATTTAGCACCTGATGTGGTGGTTGGTTTGGCGGTTTGATTCACGACTTTCTCCTGCAGCTCAAGCAATTTCTGTGCGAGTTGCTTCACGCGTGATAAATCCTTTGCGATTTCAACAGCTCCAATAGTGCGACCACCGATTTTAATAGGCAGTGTCGTGTTCACTGTATCTATCAGTTGTCCTTTGTTATTTTTGTACGTCTGCGCCTGTTGATATATGGGCTGACCTGTTTCGATCACCTTAAGCAGCGTACTCGTGTGACTATTTAACGACGGAAATACCTCTAACACGTGTTTTCCTAGTACATGCCCAATCTCAAGCCCATCATGCGCCGCCGCCACTTTGTTGTAAAAAATCGTAATACCATCAGAGTCCACCGCATGGATGGCCTCATCAATAGTACCGAGGATTGCCTCAAGCATTTGTTTTGTTTCATACGATTTCAAAAACATAGCGTGACACCTCGATTTCTTGTGGTCTCTGGTTGATGGATTGAGCATAAATAGCTGGGTTTAATCAATATAACGACTAGGATTTATCGTGAGATTTTTAGGTTTATGCGTTATATTTTCGAGTTTATGCGTGAGTTCTTTAGGTTTATGCGCCAGATTATTGGATTTATGCGCGAATTCCTTGAGTTTATACGCCAGATTATTGGATTTATGCGCGAATTTCTTGAGTTTATGCGCCAACCTTTCCCAGTTGGCCACAAGAGTATGCACGGCGACGAACCTTCTAATTTTTAGGATACTTTTGATATCCGCATCCAGCAGTTCTCAACAATATGATTCATATCCATTATTATGTATATTTTAAAAAAGCTCTTCCTACAACCAATCTTACCGATAATAGTACTTTGTTTGTAGTTGGAAATGAACTTCCCTTGTAGAGATTTGACATGGCAGTGGTTGAAAACTTGGTATGTGGGGATGGATTTGTGGAATATGAAGCTTGACAGGAGGATTTTGACATGTGACTGCCGGACTTCGACTTACATTGGAGGACATTCAATAGCACATGGTTTTTAAGCAGTGAAACTAAATATAGCAAGAACATAAAAAAGCGAAAGGAATCTGTATTTATTCCTTTCGCTTCTCGTCATGTTTTTGTGCCGGATCCGGATGCTTGCCCTCTTCTTTTACTTCTTTGTTCGTTGGCATGTGCTCCATAATCTTCGATTGTTGTTTTAGTTCTTTTTCGTTATTGACCATGGTGCCGTTCAGTTTCTCATTTTTGTTGTTCATCCTTATCACCTCATGATTTATGTTCCCAAGGTGATAGTTTTTAAACATATAGCAGCCTTTATCAGTTTGCTAGCCTTTAACTATTTCTCTGATAGCAACTGATAGCACAATCCTAGTAATTCTCGACAAAATGCTTTAGGACGTGAACCGCGTGCACGCAGTCGTTTAGCATTGTCCACTCTTTTGGATTGTGGCTGATGCCTTCTTTACTTTTCACAAAAAGCATAGCAATGGGAATTTTTGCGCCGACAATCATTGCATCATGGCCAGCTCCGCTTGGCAAGTAGTACGGTGTGATGTTATTTGCCTTCACCGAGGACGTTAGTTTATCCAGCATATCGTCCTGCACGGGAACGGGCTCAATTCGGATTTTCTCCTCCCACGTAACAGTGACGTCGTCAATTTTCTTCAGTTCTTCAATCGCAAGCTCGACGAGGGCGTCTCGTGAGTTTGTGTGGATATCGCGAATGTCGACGATGAGCTTTACTTCACCGGCGATAACGTTGGCTCCATTCGGTGACACATCAAGCTTACCGACGGTTGCGACGGCAGTCGGACTTACCTTGTGCGGCAGACTGTTTAGCGCCACAACGAATTTACTTGCTGCCAGCAGAGCATCCTGGCGGTCGTTCATCGGTGTGTTGCCAGCGTGACCAGCTGCGCCTTTGAACGTTACTTCCATCCAGCAAGGTCCAGCAATTCCAGTGACAATGCCAACAGGAAGGTTTTCTTTTTCGAGGCGCTTGCCTTGCTCAATATGAACCTCAATGAAAGTGGCGATCTCACTCATGTCTCGTTGACTGTTAAAGAACTCATCTTCATTTAATCCGTACGTACGAATGACGTCGCTAAAGGGCTGACCTTCGATATCGACTAGGCGAGTGATTTCGTCACGGTTCACCTGTCCCATCATAGCTTGACTACCGAGTAGACCTCCATTGAAGCGAGCACCTTCTTCGTCAGAAAACACAACAACTTCAAAGGTGCGTGCAGGTTTGTAGCCATTAGTGCGCCACGCTTCGACTACTTCAAGTGCCGCGATGACACCTAGTGGCCCGTCAAAATGACCACCGTTTGGCACGCTATCAAGATGTGAGCCCGACATAATTGCTGGCAGAGTGAGAACCGTCCCCGTGCATCTTCCGAATATGTTGCCTGCTCCGTCTTCTCGTACTTCAAGTCCAGCGTCCTTCATCCATTGTGCGACTAATTGCTTAGCGTGCTTCTCTTCTTGTGAAAAGCCGATTCGGCGCGAGCCTCCATCCTCGGTGTAGCCGATGCTGGCGATTTCGGCGAGTCGTTGGGCGAGTCGCTCTCCCGACACGCCAGAGTGGTCTAGTGATGTTTCAAAGTCTGCAAGTAAACGTTCTTTAATCATGATTCCTCTCCCCTTTGTTTAAGATACTAATACAGTTACTTTAGTATAATGAACTTCGAAAGTCTAAATATATATTATTCTTTATTATAACTCTATTTTGATAGGGTGCACACAACAATAATGGTGGTAGTTCGTGTGGTTTTCAGGCAGATTGGGGACGGTTCTTATGCATCCTTTTCCACAATTAAACTGGCAGGTGAGACTATCATTTAACTGTATTTGGTTAAATAGATGGATTGTTCAAATTCAATAAACGGGCTCCTTGAGGCGATCTCCATTTGATTGTGCCTGCGCATGTTTTTTGGCAGAGTGAGAACCGTCCCCATGCTTCCTTTTTCATAGGTATTACGACTCTTTTTTACATTTCGACAAGGAAAATCGACATTTTCGGCTCAACAGATGGTTTTTCTTAGTATAATTCTAGTATCATATCTTTGATTGCGGGGAATAGAAATGAGAAAAATTTTAGTAGGATTTATTCTATCGATCGTGTTTATGACAACTGTAGTTTCGGCTGAATCTTCGTTGCCGGTTGATCAGTATATGGATTTCAAGTCTGATGAATATTGGACTCCAGCTGTGACGTGGGCAGTTGAGCGCGGTATCATGAATGGGTACGTGGAAGAAAAGTTACTGAAGCCATACAACCCGTTAACTCAAGCCCAGTACATGGCTATGCTGACGCGGTTTTTAGCAAAGGATGAACTAGCAGACGCCAATGCTGCATATACAGATAGTTGGGCAAGTGGCGTTTACTATGTTGCTAACAGGTATAACTTATTTTTAAAAGACGGATTGCATGACGGCACTCTTAATCAGCCTATTACTAGAGGAGACACTGCGAAACTATTAGCAGAGGCTGTGTCAGGGAAACGAATGACACAGAAGGATGCTATTCAGTGGTTGTATGACAATAATTTATCGACTGGCTATAAGGATGAAAGTGGGGTTTATCCGAAAACATATGCATCCTATCGTCCACACGATACATTGAAGCGAGCACAAGGTGTTGTGTTTTTATTTCGTTATTTGCAAAGCGGATTGCCTCAGACGATACAGCATGTAAAAGTGCATGATGCATTGTATGAATTAGGCAAAGATGCAGTTGTAACAATTGGCATGACAAAACAAGAAGTAGATGATAAATTAGGTGAAGCGCAACGAGTGACAACGAGTGAAATAGGATATGAATGGTACACGTATCATGAAAACTATCGAAATTTTATTATGGTAGGCATGTTAGATGAGCGCGTGGTAGCCACGTATACTCCATCAGTGTCGATGTATAGTAAAGTGGCGGTTGGTCTGACTATTCAGGATGTTGAGGACTTTCTTTTAGCTGGAAAAGGGACATATACAGGAGGCTTTAAAGACAAAACCTATCACGCCAACGAGGATCAATCTGTTTTTCTTTTTTACGATAAGCATGAGGATTATAAATTAACAGGTGTGTTTATTGAGAAAACAGACATGGGACGCTATTCTGATTATAAAAAGGACATACAAGATGACTTTGAATTACAAGTGTTTGATATTACGAATGCCATTCGGAAAGAGGCAGACCTTGCTACTCTTGAATGGGATGGTCGTGCAAAGGAATCAGCCTATGCCCACAGTTTAGATATGGCATTGAATCAGTACTTTGCTCATACGAATTTGGACGGGTTATCTCCGTTTGATCGCATGAAGGCGGAAGGTATCCATTATAGGAGTGCCTCAGAAAATATTGCTGCTGGTTATCGTAATGCGGTATTTGTCGTAGAAGGATGGATGAATTCGTCCGGTCATCGTAAAAATATTTTGTCTAGTATGAGCGAGTACTTAGGCGTCGGGGTTGCTTTTACTGATCAAGGGTATCAATATTATTACACACAAAACTTTTTTTCAAAATGATAGATCGCTGTTTAGTAATGGAGCTCTGATTTTTAGGGTTCCTTTTTTGTTCCAGTTTTGGGCCATGATAGATGCCCGTTACCTGAAGGCTATCATATAGTTTATGTTTGTTCACGGTTTCGAGAACGAGATACATATTTACTAACTTGTTGTACACATTACTTAAATAGAGCTTTTGTTCATAAGGAGTGATGAACAATGTGGCAAGAGTTTAAGAAGTTTGCATTGAAAGGAAATGTAGTAGACCTTGCAGTTGCAGTTATTATCGGAGGCGCATTTAATAAAATTGTGAAGTCGCTCGTTGACAATATTCTCATGCCGCTCGTTGGAACGTTGCTTGGTGGTGTAAGTTTTGAGGATTTAAAAGTGACAGTTGGTGATGCGGAAATCCTATACGGCGTTTTCATTCAAAGTGTGGTGGACTTCTTTATTATTGCGTTCTCTATTTTTGTGTTTGTAAAAGTTTACCGCAAGCTAGAGCGCAAGGAAGAACAAAAAGGCGCAAAGCCAGAGACGCAGGAAGATTTGCTGAGACAAATTCG
The window above is part of the Bacillus sp. HMF5848 genome. Proteins encoded here:
- the ablB gene encoding putative beta-lysine N-acetyltransferase; translated protein: MTPPYETKKFKTSQYEVQLFLDYFNERLRVDDYRGNVQDIVKTLDPILSQHNFKKLIFFARSEHFHTLLSLQFELEAIIYGFFNGSDNYIMTRFADDARRTSSQWVKEDGILEAVRSARPSAASDIPKKYVFRKATKVDAHALSELYGKVFAVYPTPVTEAAYVKKMIEGGTVFYVVECGGQLVSAASADINETLHHAELTDCATLYEHRKYGLIKQLLKQLEDELKQRGIYCAFSIARALSYGMNAALHQLGYCYTGRLTNNCYIFDKLEDMNVWVKDLSR
- a CDS encoding CAP domain-containing protein; the encoded protein is MRKILVGFILSIVFMTTVVSAESSLPVDQYMDFKSDEYWTPAVTWAVERGIMNGYVEEKLLKPYNPLTQAQYMAMLTRFLAKDELADANAAYTDSWASGVYYVANRYNLFLKDGLHDGTLNQPITRGDTAKLLAEAVSGKRMTQKDAIQWLYDNNLSTGYKDESGVYPKTYASYRPHDTLKRAQGVVFLFRYLQSGLPQTIQHVKVHDALYELGKDAVVTIGMTKQEVDDKLGEAQRVTTSEIGYEWYTYHENYRNFIMVGMLDERVVATYTPSVSMYSKVAVGLTIQDVEDFLLAGKGTYTGGFKDKTYHANEDQSVFLFYDKHEDYKLTGVFIEKTDMGRYSDYKKDIQDDFELQVFDITNAIRKEADLATLEWDGRAKESAYAHSLDMALNQYFAHTNLDGLSPFDRMKAEGIHYRSASENIAAGYRNAVFVVEGWMNSSGHRKNILSSMSEYLGVGVAFTDQGYQYYYTQNFFSK
- a CDS encoding M20 family metallo-hydrolase, whose protein sequence is MIKERLLADFETSLDHSGVSGERLAQRLAEIASIGYTEDGGSRRIGFSQEEKHAKQLVAQWMKDAGLEVREDGAGNIFGRCTGTVLTLPAIMSGSHLDSVPNGGHFDGPLGVIAALEVVEAWRTNGYKPARTFEVVVFSDEEGARFNGGLLGSQAMMGQVNRDEITRLVDIEGQPFSDVIRTYGLNEDEFFNSQRDMSEIATFIEVHIEQGKRLEKENLPVGIVTGIAGPCWMEVTFKGAAGHAGNTPMNDRQDALLAASKFVVALNSLPHKVSPTAVATVGKLDVSPNGANVIAGEVKLIVDIRDIHTNSRDALVELAIEELKKIDDVTVTWEEKIRIEPVPVQDDMLDKLTSSVKANNITPYYLPSGAGHDAMIVGAKIPIAMLFVKSKEGISHNPKEWTMLNDCVHAVHVLKHFVENY
- a CDS encoding sigma-54-dependent Fis family transcriptional regulator; translation: MFLKSYETKQMLEAILGTIDEAIHAVDSDGITIFYNKVAAAHDGLEIGHVLGKHVLEVFPSLNSHTSTLLKVIETGQPIYQQAQTYKNNKGQLIDTVNTTLPIKIGGRTIGAVEIAKDLSRVKQLAQKLLELQEKVVNQTAKPTTTSGAKYNWDDFITASNEMEQVKAYARRAANSSSPIMIYGETGTGKELLVQSIHNASARRKGPFIAQNCASLPESLLESILFGTKKGSFTGAVDRAGLFELAHGGTLFLDEIHAMPLDFQTKLLRVLEDGVIRRVGGTESYVVDVRVIVAMNEHPQLCIEKQQLRSDLYYRLNVFFIEIPPLRKRLGDIPILTYHFIKKYNYLFNKLVIDIDDDVLSYLESHSWPGNVRELEHAIEYAMNMCDGDTIVMAHLPHVVTRALGEKITIQPLKLAVEQTERNLIQQALRIANGNVLKAATILKIPRQTLQYKMKKYGEQ
- the mscL gene encoding large conductance mechanosensitive channel protein MscL translates to MWQEFKKFALKGNVVDLAVAVIIGGAFNKIVKSLVDNILMPLVGTLLGGVSFEDLKVTVGDAEILYGVFIQSVVDFFIIAFSIFVFVKVYRKLERKEEQKGAKPETQEDLLRQIRDLLRQ